The following nucleotide sequence is from Mycobacterium sp. 3519A.
GGGACCGCACAGTCTCATCAGGACTCGCAGGCGATGCCGTCCTTGTCGCGATCGCCGCCCGGCCAGTAATCAGGGTCGCCCTGCGGGATGTCGTAGCGGCCGTCCGCGTGCGCCTGCGAGCAGTTTGCGTACGGACCACTGGCATTGACGATCGGCGCGGCACCGATGGCGGCCGTCAAGCAAATGAACCCTGCAGCGATGAAGACACGAAACATTCGAACTCCGTTGTGATCTTGAACTTCGGGGAGACGGTCCAGGAAACTCCGGAGACGTCACAACGGAAGCTAGTTTGATTCCCTCGGCAACGAATCAGGTGTTTCCCTACGTTTGCTGGAAACCGCAGGCCAAAAGGCACTGCACGGCACTTAGAAGATTGGGTTATCGTGGCCGCCACGCGTGCGAGGAGCGTGATCGCCGGTGGGAATCTCGAAGACGCCGGGCGGCCGGGCGTCGACCCGTCTGTCGCCTTCGTCGTTGCGCGCCGTCCATGAACTCTTCGTCTCCGGCCAGGTCGATCTCGACT
It contains:
- a CDS encoding excalibur calcium-binding domain-containing protein, producing the protein MTAAIGAAPIVNASGPYANCSQAHADGRYDIPQGDPDYWPGGDRDKDGIACES